The sequence below is a genomic window from Lolium perenne isolate Kyuss_39 chromosome 4, Kyuss_2.0, whole genome shotgun sequence.
TGTATACGCAGGCGACGCCCAGCGATTCTGCGGCAAGTCCGGCGTAACATTCTCGGTGCGCACGACGGAGAACGTGGTCGGAGGGCAGCCGGAGTACGTGGTGGCGATCGGGACGTCGTGTTCGTGTCCGATGATGTACGTGCGCGTGTGGTGCGACAGCCTGGAGGACAGCGCCGTGCCGCTGGACGCGAGCAAGGTGGAGGTCCAAGACGGGATGTGCGTCCTCAAGCAGCC
It includes:
- the LOC127348727 gene encoding uncharacterized protein → MANAAALLILVAALFGHMLTGDAQRFCGKSGVTFSVRTTENVVGGQPEYVVAIGTSCSCPMMYVRVWCDSLEDSAVPLDASKVEVQDGMCVLKQPVAKDSPVVFKYSSKVPVNFRVFNASPRC